One genomic segment of Odocoileus virginianus isolate 20LAN1187 ecotype Illinois chromosome X, Ovbor_1.2, whole genome shotgun sequence includes these proteins:
- the LOC110152435 gene encoding ferritin heavy polypeptide-like 17, with amino-acid sequence MGRFRPVCWRPGPRRFQPCRRRIRAAVPAVPWFLEWASVPPSLHSQVRQNYGPECEAAVNSHAALEFHASFQCLAVASYLDHDDVALKHCSRFFLLLSHEHSKTAASLILLQNRRVGRVCFLDIRKPETQKWESGLQAMQDTLQPGELAIESCDTDLYLFVGIGYLAQQVKFIKDLEDLVSKLSNMRSLEGALAEYFFDKLTLGVSDKKD; translated from the exons ATGGGAAGGTTCCGACCAGTCTGCTGGCGCCCGGGTCCCCGCCGATTCCAGCCCTGCCGACGCCGCATCCGAGCCGCTGTTCCCGCTGTTCCCTGGTTCTTGGAGTGGGCCTCCGTGCCGCCCTCATTGCACTCACAGGTGCGTCAGAACTACGGCCCCGAGTGTGAGGCCGCGGTCAACAGCCACGCCGCCCTGGAGTTCCACGCCTCTTTCCAGTGCCTGGCCGTGGCCTCCTACCTCGACCATGATGACGTGGCCCTGAAGCATTGCTCCCGCTTCTTCCTGCTCCTCTCCCACGAGCACAGCAAGACAGCTGCGAGCCTGATCCTCCTGCAGAACCGGCGTGTGGGCCGCGTCTGCTTCCTCGACATCAGAAAGCCCGAGACCCAAAAGTGGGAGAGCGGACTCCAGGCCATGCAAGACACCCTGCAACCTGGAGAA CTGGCCATCGAGAGCTGCGACACCGACTTGTACCTCTTCGTGGGGATCGGCTACCTGGCCCAGCAGGTCAAGTTCATCAAGGATCTGGAGGACCTTGTCAGCAAACTGAGCAACATGCGGTCCCTGGAAGGTGCCCTAGCAGAGTACTTCTTTGACAAGCTCACCCTGGGTGTCAGCGACAAGAAGGACTGA
- the LOC139033116 gene encoding ferritin heavy polypeptide-like 17, with translation MCYDNGEINFNQKSLEKFYKRAETQPLALWPGARLWPPTPSTMGRFRRVCWRPGPRRFQPCRRRIRAAVPWFLEWASVPPSLHSQVRQNYGPECEAAVNSHAALEFHASFQCLAVASYLDHDDVALKHCSRFFLLLSHEHSKTAASLILLQNRRVGRVCFLDIRKPETQKWESGLQAMQDTLHLEKCVIQSLLNLHQLAIESSDTSLYLFVGIGYLVQQVKFIKDLEDLVSKLSNMQSPECALAEYFFDKLTLGVSDKKD, from the coding sequence AGCTGAAACGCAGCCACTCGCCCTCTGGCCTGGAGCTCGCCTCTGGCCGCCCACACCGTCCACCATGGGAAGGTTCCGACGAGTCTGCTGGCGCCCGGGTCCCCGCCGATTCCAGCCCTGCCGACGCCGCATCCGAGCCGCTGTTCCCTGGTTCTTGGAGTGGGCCTCCGTGCCGCCCTCATTGCACTCACAGGTGCGTCAGAACTACGGCCCCGAGTGTGAGGCCGCGGTCAACAGCCACGCCGCCCTGGAGTTCCACGCCTCTTTCCAGTGCCTGGCCGTGGCCTCCTACCTCGACCATGATGACGTGGCCCTGAAGCATTGCTCCCGCTTCTTCCTGCTCCTCTCCCACGAGCACAGCAAGACAGCTGCGAGCCTGATCCTCCTGCAGAACCGGCGTGTGGGCCGCGTCTGCTTCCTCGACATCAGAAAGCCCGAGACCCAAAAGTGGGAGAGCGGACTCCAGGCCATGCAAGACACCCTGCACCTGGAGAAGTGCGTCATCCAGAGCCTCCTCAACCTGCACCAGCTGGCCATCGAGAGCAGCGACACCAGCTTGTACCTCTTCGTGGGGATCGGCTACCTGGTCCAGCAGGTCAAGTTCATCAAGGATCTGGAGGACCTTGTCAGCAAACTGAGCAACATGCAGTCCCCGGAATGTGCCCTGGCAGAGTACTTCTTTGACAAGCTCACCCTGGGTGTCAGCGACAAGAAGGACTGA